TCCGTTTCATAGGCAAACCGCCGCTCGTCTAGCAGGCGATTGTAGAGCAGGCGACAGCGTTCTAAAGTGAACTGTATTTTCTCTTCTTGTTCTTTCGTGGGGTAAATTCTGTACTTGTACGCTTTTCGCATGAGATCATCTCGATTTCTGCGCTTCGATATACTTCTTGATTACGTCCAGTTGGACCGTGCCCACTGTGGCGACAAAATAGGAATGCGTCCACAGTGAAGGCAATCGACTCTTTAGAGATTTGAATTCATCGCGTAGGATTTTGGACGTATATCCCTTGAGCTGTTTCACGACTTTGTGAATGCCGTATTGCGGATCGCACTTGATGACAAGATGAACATGGTCAGGCATGATTTCCATCTCAACAATTTCAGCCTGAATGTCTGTTGCCTTTTCCGCAAGCAACACCTTTAACCTCGCGTCAATGGGTTCAACAAGCACTTTACGGCGATATTTCGGACAAAAGACAACATGGTATTTACAGTCGAACGTGATATTGTGGTTTGAATCAACATCTCTACTCATGACGAATCACCAAGAATAGTATAGTTCAAAAAAATTAGATATTACAATGTTATCTAATATGTTTTGACTAAAGAGAAAAAATTCGCCTGACGGCGGACGCCTTATATCCCCATAGCGAAAGCAAGGGGTTTTACGGCGCATTTGATAATAGTTTCAAATAGCCTGGCCACAGTAGATGAAGACGGTAGAGTCGTCATGGTTGACAGGAAAAAGGACCTCATCATCACGGGCGGCATGAACGTCTATTCGGTCGAAGTAGAATATGCCATCGTGACTCACCCCAGTGTTGCAGACTGTGCAGTGATTGGCGTTTTGCATCCAGACTTCGGTGAAACCGTAACGGCTGTAGTCAGTGTCATCAAAGGACACAATTTGTCGCTCGAGGAACTGCGGGCACACTGCAGACCGCTGATTGCAGACTACAAGATTCCAAGGCGGTTGATTGTCGGTCAGATTCCTCGTAATGCATCTGGCAAGATCCTCAAGTATCAATTGCGCGAGATGTACAAGGCTAACGAGCAGTAACGTCTTCTGATGAGTCGATGTGGCGACATCCAACCCGCGCCCTAAAGCTTCCGTCACAGCACGTTGTCTCGTTCAGTTGTCTCGTTCAGTTGTCTTAGCTCGTC
The Alicyclobacillus curvatus genome window above contains:
- the tnpA gene encoding IS200/IS605 family transposase, whose amino-acid sequence is MSRDVDSNHNITFDCKYHVVFCPKYRRKVLVEPIDARLKVLLAEKATDIQAEIVEMEIMPDHVHLVIKCDPQYGIHKVVKQLKGYTSKILRDEFKSLKSRLPSLWTHSYFVATVGTVQLDVIKKYIEAQKSR